In one Maniola jurtina chromosome 13, ilManJurt1.1, whole genome shotgun sequence genomic region, the following are encoded:
- the LOC123870810 gene encoding histone deacetylase 3 — MTQHRVAYFYNPDVGNFHYGPGHPMKPHRLSVTHSLVLNYGLHKKMQIYRPYRASAHDMCRFHSEDYIEFLQNVTPQNIQTYSKDLLHYNVGDDCPVFEGLFDFCSMYTGASLEGAMKLNNNACDIAINWSGGLHHAKKFEPSGFCYVNDIVIAILELLKYHPRVLYIDIDVHHGDGVQEAFYLTDRVMTVSFHKYGNYFFPGTGDMYEIGAESGRYFSVNVPLKEGIDDQSYVQVFKPVISNVMEFYRPTAIVLQCGADSLAGDRLGCFSLSTRGHGECVKFVKNLNVPTLVVGGGGYTLRNVARCWTFETSLLVDENISNELPYTEYLEFFAPDFQLHPEISSTSNANSKQYLEAITKHVYDNLKMCQHSPAVQMTHIPGDFLPEEYRIKEEQDPDIRISQEEADKMVDAKNEFYDDEKDNDKETVIEAKEP, encoded by the exons ATGACTCAACACAGGGTTGCATATTTTTACAACCCGGACGTGGGTAACTTTCACTATGGTCCTGGGCACCCAATGAAACCGCACAGGTTGTCTGTTACCCATAGCTTGGTGCTAAACTATGGACTTCACAAGAAGATGCAGATATACAGGCCTTACAGAGCAAGCGCGCATGATATGTGCAGATTTCACAGTGAAGATTATATAGAGTTCCTTCAAAATGTCACTCCTCAGAATATACAGA CCTATTCAAAAGATCTACTCCACTACAATGTAGGGGATGATTGCCCTGTTTTCGAAGGCCTATTTGACTTTTGTTCAATGTACACAGGGGCTTCCTTAGAGGGTGCTATGAAATTGAATAATAATGCATGTGACATTGCCATCAATTGGTCTGGAGGGTTACATCATGCTAAGAAGTTTGAACCATcag ggtTTTGTTACGTAAATGACATAGTGATTGCAATATTGGAACTTTTAAAATACCATCCGAGAGTGTTATACATAGATATCGATGTGCATCACGGGGATGGTGTTCAGGAAGCGTTCTATTTGACGGATAGAGTAATGACTGTGAGCTTCCACAAGTATGGAAATTACTTTTTCCCTGGCACTGGAGATATGTATGAGATTGGTGCTGAAAGTGGGAGGTACTTTTCTGTTAATGTACCACTGAAAGAGGGGATCGATGATCAGAGTTACGTGCAG GTATTCAAACCGGTGATATCAAATGTCATGGAGTTCTACAGACCGACAGCTATTGTCCTGCAGTGTGGTGCTGACTCCTTGGCGGGTGATAGGCTGGGATGCTTTTCACTATCGACGCGTGGTCACGGAGAATGCGTGAAGTTTGTGAAGAATCTTAATGTACCTACACTTGTGGTTGGAGGAGGAGG ATACACGCTGCGGAATGTCGCTCGATGCTGGACATTTGAGACATCGCTTTTGGTGGATGAGAACATTTCAAATGAGCTGCCTTATACAGAATATCTTGAATTTTTCGCTCCCGACTTCCAGTTACATCCAGAAATTAGCAg TACATCAAACGCTAACAGCAAACAGTACTTAGAGGCTATAACGAAACATGTATACGACAATCTGAAGATGTGTCAACATTCGCCTGCTGTTCAAATGACACATATACCAG GTGACTTTTTACCTGAAGAATACAGAATAAAGGAGGAACAAGATCCTGATATCCGCATAAGCCAAGAAGAAGCAGACAAAATGGTAGACGCTAAGAACGAATTCTATGATGATGAAAAAGATAATGATAAGGAAACAGTGATAGAGGCCAAGGAGCCATAG
- the LOC123870809 gene encoding uncharacterized protein LOC123870809, producing the protein MSPRKQPISLYQLCIKNSLSLINESCYAIEKMYPEVEFKECKKQKIYDLKCFLMATLPARIFDALCLERIYCRYRGDPRIQLHVLIHPKMTIFRKVYVDNCISQHFWIKTVPWFSSLVVLDLKFICTDEILQIIASQCLLLEELNIVSRVDVCKSAINASVLIRNVSDVGLCCLRNLKQLRILSMDPPRNEKANRVGRCVTQSGIIMLLRELPYLEELNIESCDIGSTLIGAEVGIGPLSLRKANCHFASAEGIRKLIKICPRLKELSVTHLSTNDKESIIEEITASDLRLSVLNMSFFSYTESLQRLLQVQGKYLTHFSLWDIDQSVNIDAVVHIGLCCPNLVSLCLMTQSNNLYIPRFFRRPDSIFSELQSLTLGNENFKLEDIVLFFLESTKKLSKLVLKYQTKLVVDELLLHVLKKGYLSNISNLWLDITLEVSKDVVTEIIHSCDKLTNLTVDLVANDVIQILQYIHQNNLDLRFGGY; encoded by the exons ATGTCGCCTCGTAAACAGCCTATTAGTTTGTATcaattatgtataaaaaattcCCTTAGCTTGATAAATGAAAGTTGTTATGCGATCGAAAAAATGTATCCAGAGGTTGAATTTAAAGAGTGTAAGAAGCAAAAAATATATGACTTGAAATGTTTCTTGATGGCTACATTACCAGCCAG gaTATTTGATGCACTCTGTTTAGAAAGAATATATTGCAGATACCGTGGTGACCCTCGTATTCAACTCCATGTCCTGATACATCCCAAGATGACTATCTTTCGCAAAGTTTATGTTGATAATTGCATATCACAACACTTCTGGATCAAAACAGTCCCTTGGTTTAGTAGTTTAGTTGTCCTCGACTTGAAATTTATTTGTACTGATGAAATCCTTCAAATAATTGCCAGTCAGTGTCTTCTGCTTGAAGAGCTCAATATTGTTTCTAGGGTGGATGTTTGTAAGTCAGCAATAAATGCTTCTGTATTAATCAGGAATGTTTCTGATGTTGGTTTATGCTGTTTAAGAAATCTTAAGCAGTTGCGCATACTGTCCATGGATCCACCGAGAAATGAAAAAGCTAATCGAGTTGGTAGATGTGTCACACAATCTGGTATCATTATGTTACTACGAGAGCTTCCTTATCTTGAAGAACTAAATATTGAGTCTTGCGACATCGGTTCCACATTGATAGGTGCAGAAGTAGGTATCGGCCCTCTGAGCCTCAGGAAAGCCAATTGCCATTTTGCTTCAGCAGAAGGTATTCGGAAGTTGATTAAAATTTGCCCCCGTTTGAAGGAACTATCTGTCACACATTTGTCGACTAATGATAAAGAGTCAATCATAGAAGAAATCACAGCTAGCGATCTTAGGTTAAGTGTGTTAAACATGTCATTTTTCTCGTATACTGAATCATTGCaaagacttttacaagttcaaGGTAAATATTTGACTCATTTTTCGCTTTGGGATATAGACCAATCTGTTAACATTGATGCTGTTGTGCACATAGGCCTTTGCTGCCCTAACCTCGTCAGTCTCTGTCTCATGACACAGTCTAATAATTTGTATATTCCACGTTTCTTCAGGAGACCAGATAGCATTTTCTCTGAATTACAGAGTTTAACATTAggcaatgaaaattttaaactaGAAGACATTGTGTTATTTTTCCTGGAATCtacaaaaaaattgtcaaaactTGTTTTAAAATACCAGACCAAATTGGTTGTGGATGAATTATTACTACACGTATTAAAGAAGGGTTATTTGAGTAACATCAGCAACTTATGGTTGGATATCACTCTAGAGGTTTCCAAGGATGTGGTAACAGAAATTATACATTCGTGCGATAAGCTAACGAATTTAACGGTAGACCTAGTGGCTAATGACGTAATACAAATTCTACAGTATATCCATCAGAACAATCTTGATTTAAGATTTGGTGGTTATTAA